The region TAAATTACCAAGAAGTTCAATTGAACAATCCCGAATAGGAACAAAAGTAGCTTCAGATGAAGCTCAAAAAGGCGATTTAATTTTCTTTAAAACCAATGGAAGACGCCATATAAACCATGTTGGTATGGTGGTTGAAAATATCGATGGCGAAATTAAATTCGTACATTCATCTACACACGGAGGCGTAATGATTTCTTCTACAAAAGAGCCGTATTATACCAGATCATTTTCTCAGGTAAATCGTGTTTTAGAATAATTTTTAAACAAAAGTTTTTTGCAATAATTCCAGTCTAAAAGGCTTGTTCCAGAAATCAGAGACATATTTGTTTTCTCTTATTTTCTTAATTTCATCACTATCCAAAGTAGAAGAGAGTACAAAAATTTCAATTCTGTTTTTTACATTTTCCGGAAGCCTGTCGAATTCATCTAAAAACTCAAAACCATTCATAATGGGCATTTGAATGTCTAAAAGAATGATCAGGGAATGATGATTGGGATTCTTTACCAGCCAGTCTATGCCTTCTTTTCCGTTATTGGCAATATAAAGCGGATTAATGTCTAATCCTTTTTTAAGTAATTTTTTAGTAACAAACTGATCAATCAGGTTGTCTTCTATTATGATGAATTGAGATCTAAACGGCATGTGAGTTTGGTATGGTTACAATAAATTTACTTCCGATATTACTTTCTGAAAAAACAGTAATATCGCCTTTAATGTTTTCAACAGCTTCTTTTACAATATATAATCCTAATCCCGAACCTTTATTTTTGTTAGTTCCAAAATACATGTCAAAAATGTTTTCTTTATGTTCGTCGTGAATTCCAATTCCATTATCAGTGACTTCAATTTTATTTGAACCTTCACTCAAATAGGTTTTTATGGTTATGAACATTTCTTGTTTGCTGCTGTCTGCATATTTTATGGCATTTGAAATCAGGTTGTTAATGATAATTTTTAGGCGAAGACCATCGCTTTTAATTTGATCTATCTGAAGCTCCTGAGTGAATTTTATTTTATTTGCATTTTCAATGTGCATCAATTGTAGAATAGCTTCGTTAAACAGTTCTTTAAGACTAACGGGTTCCATGATCACTTCTTTTCTTTTGTTTTTAGAATAATCAATGATGTCACTGATAAATTGATCCTGACGAGCCAGACTATGATGCATCATTTGCAAATAATTGCGAACCTGATTTACATCATCTTCTAGTGCTGTAATTTCAATCAGACCTTTTAGGGAAGTGATTGGAGATCTTAAATCGTGTGATGCACTGTAAACAAAACGATCCAGCTCTTTGTTTACAATTATTAAATTTTCGTTCTTAACTTCAGTTTCTTTTTTGGAAACAAGAAGTCTCTTAACCATAATAGAATAATACAAACAGACACTGCAGATTATAACCAAAATAAAGAAGATGTTGGTAATGATTAGTAGGTCTTTAATTTTTCGGGTTCCTTCTCCTAACGTATTCGAAAAATTTCTTTCATTGATAGTTAGCCGGTCACTAATTACACTAATTTCTTTCATGAATCTTTTCTGATCTGTGCCGGTTAAGATTTCACGTTTTATTTTAGCATCAATTTGCTGACCAATAACAAAAAGTTTAAAAATCAGTTTGTCGCCTTTTCCCCATTCGTCAATTGCCTTAGATAAAAAAGAAACATTTTTGAAGTTGTCAAAAAGCCAGATTACATCATCGAGATCGTCTTCATGATTTCGGCCAGTTAAAAATCCATTTCTGGCCACTTGATTATCTCCTGCTTTTAGCAGTGTTATACGTGCAATTCCATCTCCCTGAGGTACTTTTATTTCCTCAAGAAATGATTTCCACTGATTTGGATTTTGAGTATATAAATAACTTATTAGATGTCTTGAAGCATCTTTTTGACCTTTAGAATAATGAGATTCTCCATTAACATAAGCTCTGTTTGCCGATAGAATTTTAATGGTAAAAAAATTGATGCAGATGAGTAGTGCGCAGGAAATAAAAACGATTAGAATAAGAATGAAAACATTCGGAAAACGAAAGTTTTTTAAAGCTTGTAACTTAGACATAATCTTATAATTAGTAGGTTAATAATAAAGTGTCTTTACGTGTTTTTTACAATTTGAAAACAATCTTATTTGGGAAAGACTATTTCGTGTTAAATTAAACACTTGTTAAAATTATCGGCGCTTAAAAAATAGATTTGGAATGATTCTCTCAAATATAGTGAAATTTATCTTATAAGTTTTACAAAAAAATAAGTTGAAATTGAAAATTTTTCAAACGGATTCTTTTTTGTTTAACGTGTTGTCTGGTAGTTATTTATGTTTTTTATGCCTTTTATTTGAGTGAAATTAGATTTTGAATTCCTCAATTTAAAAGTGAATAAGAGAGAAAAAACGGAAAGTAAAGAAAAGAAGATCAGCTTCCTGTATATCAATTAACACATTAAAATTTGGCATAAATAATCAATCTTCTAAAAGCATAAATAGCAGGGATATTTGGGAAATAAGTGTTTATTCTTTTTTTGAATTCAGTAGTTAATTCTTCAAATTCGTTTTCTTTTAAGCGCTCTTGATAAACGGTTAAAGCGGAGCCGGAAATAAAATCAAAAAAGTCATTTTGAGCGGTAGAAATAATAGGATATACTTTTTCGTATATAACTAAATCCTTTCCGCCATTTTCAAAAAGGATTTTAGCATATTCATCCAAAGTCAGAACTGGTGAAGGTCTTGTCCAATTATTTAGATACGAAGCAAAAGGTTGCTCCTGTACTAAGTTTAAAAGTATTTTATTGAGGATATTTTCATTTTGCTGAGGCATTTGAACTGCCAATTGTCCACCTGAATTAAGACAGGAAATAATTTTAGGAAAAAGTTCATAATGATTATCGATCCACTGTAAAGCTGCATTAGAAAAAATAAGATCCCATTTGGTTGAATCATTCAATTGTTCCAAAATAGGTTTTTCT is a window of Flavobacterium crocinum DNA encoding:
- a CDS encoding sensor histidine kinase, whose protein sequence is MSKLQALKNFRFPNVFILILIVFISCALLICINFFTIKILSANRAYVNGESHYSKGQKDASRHLISYLYTQNPNQWKSFLEEIKVPQGDGIARITLLKAGDNQVARNGFLTGRNHEDDLDDVIWLFDNFKNVSFLSKAIDEWGKGDKLIFKLFVIGQQIDAKIKREILTGTDQKRFMKEISVISDRLTINERNFSNTLGEGTRKIKDLLIITNIFFILVIICSVCLYYSIMVKRLLVSKKETEVKNENLIIVNKELDRFVYSASHDLRSPITSLKGLIEITALEDDVNQVRNYLQMMHHSLARQDQFISDIIDYSKNKRKEVIMEPVSLKELFNEAILQLMHIENANKIKFTQELQIDQIKSDGLRLKIIINNLISNAIKYADSSKQEMFITIKTYLSEGSNKIEVTDNGIGIHDEHKENIFDMYFGTNKNKGSGLGLYIVKEAVENIKGDITVFSESNIGSKFIVTIPNSHAV
- a CDS encoding response regulator: MPFRSQFIIIEDNLIDQFVTKKLLKKGLDINPLYIANNGKEGIDWLVKNPNHHSLIILLDIQMPIMNGFEFLDEFDRLPENVKNRIEIFVLSSTLDSDEIKKIRENKYVSDFWNKPFRLELLQKTFV
- a CDS encoding methyltransferase domain-containing protein, which gives rise to MTWDPKKYNEFKDERSKPFEDLSSHIIDKPNLKVIDLGCGTGELTQKLSEKLTNPSVLGIDNSAEMLAKAPIQKNLLFEEKPILEQLNDSTKWDLIFSNAALQWIDNHYELFPKIISCLNSGGQLAVQMPQQNENILNKILLNLVQEQPFASYLNNWTRPSPVLTLDEYAKILFENGGKDLVIYEKVYPIISTAQNDFFDFISGSALTVYQERLKENEFEELTTEFKKRINTYFPNIPAIYAFRRLIIYAKF